In Brachionichthys hirsutus isolate HB-005 chromosome 20, CSIRO-AGI_Bhir_v1, whole genome shotgun sequence, the genomic stretch AGCCTTGTGTCTACAAGGCGTTGTCTGGAAGTGGAACACGCAACCTTAGTCTGGAACAATGTTGATCACCTTGAGGAAACAGCCAGTGGTGAAGGGACACCTCACAGGGTCAACGGAATGTCTCAGAGACATCTCATATGGTAAAATAAGGTCAAATAGAGCCACAGCCAGACGAAAAGCCATCGATTTCGTTCTCATATAGTTCCAGAACTGATTTCCTTCAGTTGATAATGAAAGATTTATTCCGTTTCTTGATCAGCTGCATTCATATTTGATACAATCTCTCTCCTCTAGTCCCTTTCAAAACACTTGACTAGAATTTGCCCCCTTGGGTGGTACCGATGGGTGAAACATCTGCTCAGGGCCCGTGGACTTAGTGTGGCAACAAgtcaagtttcatgaaaatcccCGAGTCGTGAGATTCTAGTCGGTTATTTGAAGGAAGCTCAGTTTCCAAACTTACACCATCAAGCCAATCAACTTATCTGCATCTAAAATCAGACGTTATTTTGTCACATCTGGAGTTTCATTCTACAGATCGCTGCACATTTTGTCATGTTGGATCCGTCTTTGATGCTTCCCAGGGACATCAAACGCTTTAAAACGATCCACATCCGACTTCATGTGGAAACTGCATCACGTATTCCAGTCACGTTTATCACCCGTGGAGAAACAGCGAGGGTCGAGGCCTTCGGATTTTATTGCAGTTTTACTTAAGACTGATTTAACACAGAATACGTACAACTCTCCCGTGGAAACTAACAAAGGTCTgaagacttcaacacagttccaCAAGTATGAAGCAAACAAAAACGAATCTATGAACGATGAATCACATGAACAAGGCTGGCGTTCCGGCTGCATCTGGATGTGAAGGCGGAGGAAAGACGCCTCAGGCCTCTTTGGCCACTTTGGGAGCCTGTCCAGCCTGGTCCTCAACGGTCACCCCCCCCTTCCGCTTCCTCAGCCCCCTCATCTTGCGGGTTTGCAGCTTGGACAGATCCTGCTTCTGCATGTGAACCCGTCCCAGCTTGGTGCCAAAGGTGTCATGGGAgatgttcttctttttcttggcCTGTAACAGGGAAAGCGAGAAGGACGTCCGTTTGAGGTCATGCGTGGGTCATCGTTAGAGGTCACCCAACAGACAGCTGTGTTGGAGCGGCGCTGAAGCGGGCCGATTCAATAACTCTCTCAAAACTGCTCATATCCAGCATCACCGGAACCAAAATATTCTTGGAGAGCGGCAGCTACGCCGGGGTCACCGGTAACGttcatattttgaaaaaaacGCGCTACAGGCAGAATAACTTCCGGGTCAAAAGCCGAACGCCGCCATCGTCTAATTAGCGATGTTTCATGTTGCCCACTGGCACCGACCTCTTCCCTAAGGTCGTAttgcgatttcttccagacgtgtttcaggaggtgattacagacccaccaaactacgaaggattggctggaaggtttgtttaatgttttggggttgataaggacccaaaatcaccagaatagtgtagaaacatgggaaagtgagtttttcatatcTCATTTAATGCAGTATTTCTTAATGCCTTAATGTTGTcgtttgcacttcagggccaccgtagaaGCAAGATGGCGTCGACAGAAATCGACATGATGCCTATTTCGTCATCATTCTACACATTCCTGTCAAGGcgctgttaataataataataatagtaataataataatgcgttgggtttttatagtgcttttctggacactcaaagacgctttgcatgattcattcactccatattTGGTGGTGTTGAAGCTAcggttgtagccacagctgccccggggtagatacagctgccccggggtagatacagcttccccggggtagatacagcttccccggggtagatacagctgccccggggtagatacagctgccccggggtagatacagcttccccggggtagatacagctgccccggggtagatacagctgccccggggtagactGGCAGAAGCACcgtcggccctcctgaccaacgccgacattcacacaggcactgtgggtgaagtgccttgcccaaggacacaacaacagtgagcacatgtgccggagccgggaaccGAACCGCCGGCGTCGTCTCGATCATCGAaggacccgctcaaccacctgcgccgccCGTCGCCCCGAGACCCCAAACCGACCGTGTCCCAGCGTGGACTCCACTCACTCCACAGGAAAGCCTAGAGACACGTCCAGGGATTCTCTCCGGGTGAGTTTACCTTCAGAGCTTTCGGCTGCCTGTGCGCCAACTTGTACAAGTCGTCCGACGCCAGATGTGTTCTTCTGAGCACGAAGTCAAACGATGGCCCGATTTCCTCCAGCTCTATCCGAGGGGTCCGGCAGCCGGACTTCTTCAGGAGACACCTGCAGAGACGCAAAGGTTACTCTTTCCCTTGTGGGGAACGCGAGCAGCGGAAACGAGAGGCGCCGGCGTCTCCCGAAACGGCAACGGTGCTTTCTCTGAAGGATTTGTAATCCAGTCGTTTTCGTTACGTTGACAGGCAGACAAGATTCTCCCAGACTCCTCTGAATGCCCGTACCTGTAGCTGCGCATGTAGATCCTGCCATCGAAAGCGGTGAAGTGCAGAACGTGTTCCAAGCCCGCCAGACGGACTGCGGTCACCGTGGGACCTCTGAAGAAATCTGGAGGGCGGGAGCGGGATTACAATACATTCATGACACACGGCCTTCAAACAAGCCCGGAAGCACGTTAGGTGCGATCACACCTATGAGCAGACTCTTCAGGCGCTTGTGTTCGCCGTCGGCGTCGAAGGCCTCCCCTGCAAACACGAGCATCGGTTTGGTTCCCTCGGCGCATTTGCTGACCTGCGGCAGAAAACACAGATCGAGGTCGCAGGACAGCGAGGGTTCAAATCGGCGTTCCCTCAATCAGGAGGAGGCAGGCCTGTAAATAACACCGACAGACGCGCACGGAAGGAGGCTGGATTGTCATCGTCAAGCTCCCAGCAAGAGAAATACAGAAAGGAATCTTTTATTTGCTGCGTTAAGAAAAACACAGGACTTAAAATGATTCGCTAAGGGAAGTGAATACGCCATCAattcagaggtcagaggtcagcgacGACGTGTACCTTAATATCGCTCAGAGAGACGTAGTTCTCGATTCCAAGTTCAATCATATCGAGGACGTGAAAGTCAAAGAGACGACCTGCAGACCAAAGGAAGTAATTAGTGACGGTGAGATGAAGCCCCATGAGGCATCTGCTCACGACACCCCCTACTGGACAAGTGTATAACgacaggcagctgtatctgaACCACATCATGTGTGCTGCATTGGATTCTGTGTATTCTGCGAGCTTAAATGCTCCCAAAATGGTAATATAATATGGCAGGCTGTGCAACGTCTGTCTGAAAATGGCAGGGGAAGTGCTGGTGGAACTACTGGAGAGCGGTACGGAGGAGGCAGCCTACCGAAGACGAGGTTGTTGGGCCGTTTCTTGTTATGGGAGccaaacagaaacagagaacAGTCGGACTTCTTGGAGAAGAACTCCTGGGGAAACATCGCACGTCATCCATCTGGATCACGGCGGGACATTCGAGCACTACGCACGATGCGTCTGTGTCTCTTACCAGCGACGTGGAGTCTTCAAATGGCCGCGTGATATTCTTTCTAACGACGAGaaaagcacacgcacgcacgcacacacacacacacacacacacacacacacacacgcacgcacacgcacacacacaccgctttAGTTTGAAAGTAGAGCACGCTTCTCAGTGTAAATGTGATTAGCATATATTTCGACAAAGAACGAATGAACCCCAGTGGAGTATTTCCAGGTAGTACTACTTACTTCTTGTACAACACAGCGCTGGGCTTCTTCAGGGCGTACTGGAGGAAAGACAAACATTGAACTCAACGTGCTGCACGAGTCCAGAGGTTTCACTGAAGCTGAATCAGGCATTGGGGAAACGTCGTATAACTTCTACCCAGGGTCAGTCCGTCGTCACGTTTTTCTCTTCTCCAGTACTTTAAACTAACATCATAATTCCTTTCTTTGCAGACATTTTAAGCGGGTTCTCCAGACACCTGAAAGACTCTGCCTCAATTCAGGCTTTTTTATAATTCCATATGAATGCATTAATTTTATTTCGGCCCACTTTTCAATGAAAcggagacaaaggacaataaCACAGAGGCTTTTTAACACTGATGAATGGAAAGGGGCTCATTTAGAAACATCAAACATTCCCGATCACGTTGACAGAAACACTTGTTTTGATCACATCTGCCCCTGAACGCGTCGTCGGGCTACTTACGACGTCCTTCAGCGCCCGGGTGACGCACTGGCTGGTGTTCCCTCCTTTCATAATCATGGCCGTCTTCACCCCTTCAACCAGCTTCGGCGTTCTGCCCTCTAAGAAACGCTTGGAGCGCTTCGTTTTGGGCTTCCTGAGGATAGACAGACACAACATGAGAGATAAGGGGCAATAGGACGGGTCTGAATAAGAAATGCGTGTTAAGGACtgtctcattttatttattcattttaatgcttTGGACAGTTTGCCctagaaagaaagaagaaagctttatttctgTCATTGATACGCTGCAATTACCTTTACACACTAGCACAGCGGTCCCTTGGAGCGACCACACATGCAggcgccttgctcaagggcacctcggcagtgctctggaggcagactggcccctctccagccaccagcccacactccacatttttgtctgagctgggactcgaaccggcgGCCGTCTCGGCTCCCCAACATACTTCCGCCAAGGTGCATTCTTTATTTGTTCTATATTTatgtttcctattttttatttattggtttcATCTTCCACTTATCTACGTTTTAATCTGCACTTTGTGTCAGCTGCGGTTGTTTTAAAAACCTTATAAATAAAGCTGGGCTGAGTTAGCTATGCTAACGCTAGCGTTaatgttagcgttagcgttagcttcacAAATCACTTCTAACACTAACGCAAACCAAGTGTTGTCAAACTTACACTACAGCGTCCATCCGCGTCATCTCGCGTCTGAATCTGTAATCCTAGCAGCGGCAGGGAGACCAACGACGGCGGCGTCCACGTGAATTCAGTGCGGAAGACAACACGGGtgggtttcttcttctctggtggCGAACACGTCGTTCACTTCCGGCTTCCGGTGAACTACCGCCATCTATTGTCATGAACTATACTACGTCGCCTGTCTACTACTGGTGCCACAggcaaaaaaaacctaaaaactCTTTCTGGTATTTATGCCATTAGtattagaaaatataaatactaaACTACTTTTAAAAGTATGTAAATTCTGTCACCGTatctgtgcaggttctcagtcatccaggtcaaggtaaatcacaaagagcaaaaaataaataatcaactggacttgatcaagtttggttgaagacgtttcaccttcatccaagagtcttcttttttggacaaatttcatttgtcagaaggttcaaTTAAGACCGTATTTTCCCAAAAATctgtgttctgacgattacttcatggtgcgggctaCTTtgccgctttgtccgttatcgggttgcGGGCTGTACTGGAGCCTTTTTGGTGTTgcgaggaagccggagaacccggagagaacccacacagacacggggagaacatacaaactcctcaaaTACAACTCCCAAGTCGGATTCGGacctgtgaccttgctgtgaggtacTGTCTCCATCCATGACAACACCCGATGGGTTTCCCGCAGCATATTTATATAAGACGTCTTCCAATTTAGGGGTGCTGGTACCTCAACACTGTACTTCAAGAAATACAAGTCATCTTTGTTACTGTCTGACAAGAAAGCTTAAATTCAGATGTTGTaagttataaaataaaacattatcgCCACCTACTGGTGCAAGCAATTATCGCTGGTAAAACAGACCTTTTGAGATTTGATGCTGAGACTGAAGTCATAGGAGCTGAACACCATCTGTCATCGAAAGTGGCCAAACCTTATACTACAAAACCCTAAAGAATGTCAAAGAAACTGTAAAAAATTTGATATTTTGGagatttaaaacaacaaaccagTTAAAATGGTGCAGACACCAATTAGAACATAAACCAGACAAAACAGGAGTTCATGTTAAGGTAGAGGAGAAACCGCCTGCTTCGTAGCCTCTGACCGGATGGTGCTGTATCACACGGCGCTGGCCGGAGCGTGCAGCGCGGCAGAGAGGGGTCAAATGTCAGCCCCTGCAACAGTCAGGTGGTCACCTTTCGGAGATGGAGGCGTTTACTCTGCTGTTGGTTTTCTCTGTAACCACGATTCATTTTGTCTTATTGACAGAAATAAAGGATCATCATCAGCCGATCGTTTTGCTGTGTACTTTAGACCTTTGTAGGAATCACATTTCCCCCTCAGCATTCGTTCATTGAAACGCTTCGCTCCTAGTCGTCTAGAGAAACAGACAAAGAACTGCACAGATATTTATCTTTTATTGAAGCATCAAGCTCGCAGTACAGATATATTTAGCACATCTTGACCATCCAAAGAACAGCAAAAGGAAGAATTAGAACATCCTGCAACTGCACCCTCTCGGgaggggggttagggttgggggggggatgcaacATTCAGTGAGCTCTGAAAAGATCTTCCAACATCACAACACACGTTTAGATCAGTGAtttgacaaataaaatgttaggacaaaaggggaaaaagaaaaagattggTCCGCAGCAAagatacaaaatatttttgcataaaATTAAATTTCTGTTCTACTGAAAAAATGCATTGAATTCagtgtataaaaaaataacagtgGCAATGATCTACTTGGACAGgactaaagggggggggggggttaagaacGGCTATTTGATGTCATAAAAGGGCCTAGAAAAGCTGTAGATCAACCCGATGGAAACATCCTTCCAGTGTCACTAAGACGGCGAGGTCCACAGCGGAAAGAGGAGCCGCTCCACCCGTCTCAGGTGATTCGAGTCACTGCTGTGGGTGCACACGCATTCACTCCATcattgaaagaaaagaaagaacccGCATAGTGCTGAAAGTAAGTTCTACCTGCAGCTTCGCCTCCTGCTGAACAAGTGACAAAAACTAAAGCTACCCGGCTTTCAGCACTACAGGGTCAGACGATTCCAGGGGGACCCGACCCCTCAGAAGGTACGGAGGGTCCCCCACTAATCCCAGGAAGCAGCATCCACAGCAACGATTTCAGCTGgtaaaatgagggggggggtgaatcaCAGACACAACGGCCACGTGCAGCGTGGCGGTGCACAAAGGGCATAAAGGACTGCTGGCGGAGTCACATTTCAGACGCGTCTGGGCACAGGAAACGTAATGAAAGTTTGTGTTTATGCAGCGGTTACATGTGGAAGGATCCGGGGTCGCCCCGGCATGCTCAGAACGGCGGGCCTCCATTGTGGGGCGGAAAGAGGCGGAGCCAGGAGGGATATTATGTTGGAAGAAGGAAAATGCTTTGCTGGGCAACTAAGCAAAATGAGTCTGATTCATTATATCCTattcagggagggggggggacagccaggaagcccccccccccccccccccccccgccatggCTCTGGGACCAGCTGACATGTCTGGCTCTGGCAGACCTGCTGGACAATGGCTGGTCACCAGgggtcattgtgtgtgtgtgtgtgtgtgaagaggagGGTTTGCCCTCCTGGAGTCAGCTCAAAACCTGTCCAGGCGTTTCTCTAGAGACACGTACAATCACTGGTTTGGGGCGGGGGCAGAGAATGACTgtcacgtggggggggggggggggggggcgcttcctGTCGATCCCTGCGAGCAGCAGAGCGTCTCCAACGAGTCTCGtattcagattttttattttttacgggCACATGACTATCAAAGCTCGCCCGTTTGGAGAAACGTGAGGATTCGACGGCCGTCGGGATGGAAGCGCATGAAATGAACGACCGCAGTCATCGAGGAGCAAAAAGCTTCTCCAGTGCAGCGTGGCGGCCGGGTGAACTGGCGCCGGCAGCGTTTAATGGGACGGAGCAGCATTAAACAGCGAGTGTGGCCTTCATCTCAGAGGAACCGGAAGTCCCGGCAACGCTACGATCGGATAGGCCGAAAGCTCATCCCGACTAATACATTCATCCAGGCTCGAGAACGGAAGGTCGGCCCTCCTTTCGTACCAAACGGGTTTAAAGTGCACGCCAGACGGGACAGCGGACAAAGGTCGAGCTCCTACGGGCAGACGGGTCTGAGCACGCCGGGGCCCCGGACTAGTGGGGGCGGAAGCCTTGTCTGTGGGGGATGAGGGGGGACACCTGCAGGAAGGGACCGTCATGCCGGGCGCAGATGGACAGCCTCAAGGGGAGCGCGTTTAATTCCTCTACATGCACTTCAAGAGCACGGCAAGAGTGAGCGAGAATATCTAAACGAAGAAAAGAGCTTTCATGCAAGAGGTCGAAATCACAGGTACAACAACGCAAACAACTCAAAccggaggaggaaggagagcggGCGGCCGCACCCGACGGACACCCGACCGGGAGGAGCccagagccgccgccgccgccgctctttTTACGCCTCTTCATCCTAAAATCTCAGCTCTGCTGGTTCAGCTTGCAGGTCTGGGCATAACTTGTGAAGACGAAATTGTAGTCGTTGAACTGAGCCAACTGGTGGTCGAGCCGCTTGTAGCCGTCAACTTTGTGGGCAGAACAGAAGACGCTGCGACATTTGGAGCTCTGCAGAAGCGAAGGAGAGGAGACGCACCTCGGTGACGAACCGCACTGCAGTCACgatgaacaaaacaacaacgacacacACCTGGTTGACAAAAAGCGTGGTCATGAACTTCCCCGGCTTGAACACCGCGACCACCTTCCTGACCAGCTCCTCGTACGACGTCTGGGAGAGGTTGGTTTCGAAGCTCACGTACGAGAACTCCGGCTCCGGGGTGATGTGGATGGTCCAGTAAGTTCCCTGGAGGAAAGCAGACCAATGAGCAAACGTCGACGCCGTCGGCATGACGACGGTCACGGGGACACTCACGTCTGCCTTCATTCCATTCATTGAGTATCCACAAGGGTTGAACATCGTGTCGTCGATCACAGAACCTGGTATCAGGTCACAAATTCCACTCCTCTGAGAAGACGAGAGAACAGAAGCCGATCAATCGTCAGGCGGCGCCGGGGCTCCGACACAACAACCCGCAGCGTCAGGAAGCATTCGGCAAGACGcaataatgacatttttctgATTTGCTGGTTCCAGCTTCTCAGCTGTAAAGGTTGATCCTGGTCGCTGGTTGGACACGAGTCAGAACGGACTTCCAGAAACCACAGCAGatatttaatgttgtttaaTTGCGAAGGAAAGTCGACATACACGAGTGACATCACTTGCAGAAACACCATCTTTCATGTAGAACTGGTCCATAATTGCTGGACTGAGGTCACTCATCAGAACTTCCAGCGTCTGATCTGCCTGCTTGTTCTTCCAGTACTCCGGTAGGTCCAGGGTAAACAGGTACCTGCGGGCAGGGGGCGCGGTGAGACATGTCCTACAGGCAGCAAACACACGCCGGGCACGCGTGATAAAACACCGACGCACTCTGGAGTCCTTTCTTTAGACTGGACTTCATgaggaacaaaataaaacgacaaATTCAGGTGTGAGAACGATTAAAAAACATTCTTAGCCGTGATGCTCACCAGCAGTCAGAGTTCAAACGTCCCATACAGTAGGAGGCACCATCTGGAGGAGAGACAGATTTGTTAGTCGCTATGGTTACAAAGAAACCGGCGCTCATCTTCGTGAAGAGGACAGACACAATCGTCAAGTCCTAAAtcttacaaataaaatatatcgAATATAAAGTGTTAAAAAGaccattttaaaacaaatacattttacttGTAAAGTACTTCACAATCgaaacaaatctcaaagtgcGACATCAAGAGCGTTAAAATGAGTAAAATGATAATTGAACACAAGGCAGTGTAATCATATTACATTATAACCAGCAGTGACCGATGTATCGTCTCCAATAAGAACAATAAAGCACCTCAATGCTGCTGAAGCTGCCGATTCAGCGTCCTGCCTACCAGATACACGCACGAGTCCCCACGGCAGGCGCATGCAAGTTACACCTCAAGTTAAATCTAATTCCAGAACTACGgcacaatatttatatttaactaAATGATCAATACTATAAACAACGGGTGAATGACAAGCAAATATTATGCAGGGCACGCAGCTCATTCTGAAGAGCGAGGGAGACGAGAGGACGTTAGAGAGACTTGTGTCGTACGTATACTTTACTGTTTCTATTAATGCATCATGTACTGCTGTACCTcgtttccctctgggattattaaagtattctgattcagtctaaagagaaaataagaaaagtCCATTTTAGGACTGCTGTTGATCGTTATGGAGTCTCATTGGTGTGTGAGCGCCGTTACTCGCAGCTGAACAGGCACGACGACCGCCTcttattaaaaataaagtcGTTGCtctttgaaaagtaaaagtatcCACGTCGTATAGCAAAACTCAACAAGCTACAAATGACACACTTGGACAAAGTTTCAGGTGAAAATGGACGCACGCGAGGCGGCATTACAAGCTACATACTTGGGAAAATCTGGCCAAGAAAGTCCACTTCCTCCTGGAAGTTTCGATGAGGGAACTCCTGATGGGTTGGCTTCACAAAGTTCTTGCGGGAGTAGAAGAAATTCTGTAAAATATAGAAGCAGCAACGCGATTGGACCACTGCAGCGATCAGACGGACACGAAACGCGGCGTCAGGCTGACCTCGATGGCGTCGAAGCCGCAGTACTCCCTGGCGAGCTCCAGCAGAGGCACCAGTGCTTGCAGTAAGAGGGTGGTTCCGCACGTCTTCAAAATGAAACGTCTCCTGGAGACAAACATGCTACTCTCGCTGCGAAAGGAAAGAAACATGAGCGGCGGAAGTGGAAGGAAGTTTCACTGCacggggggccggggggggggttggctttACTGCGGTGATCGCAGCATTTTATGGGCCAAGTTCACCTCTAAGAcgagagcagcgtctcaccggCTGCGTTTacgtggacaaaatgtcttcaaGCCGATCCCAGTTCGGAGTAAAGTTATGATCGGACGCACTGTGTTCAtagaccctaaaaatattgatccgattaggacttgcgtgttcatgcgtcaCATTTTCGGtcggaaaaaaaatattttgacatgcgcaattctTACCAAATATACAGGAAATAGAAGCCGttgcgacttccgttgtaaacagaacttggctccgcccttttccgcttgaaacgtcagcgttatttcgcatgttttccccgtttgcgcttttactTTATCGGTACTATCTCCAGCAACGTGtctgtctcagatattgacttgctttgcttcaactagcttccgggaataacagaagcgcgtttagctaacgtcacagacatgcgcagtaaagaCGGCTTGAAcgtcggaataagtgttttcatgcaccctgatcggatcatcaatcggcaTAAACCCCTCCTCTCGATCAGAATAAaatcttgatcgggtcagactaatctgACTTGggtgtgtgtacatgaagcaggCTCTTAATCTGATGAAACGAGTCCATTTCTGACACTAGAGATGATGACCTGCGCCCGCCGCTGCGTCTCAAACACTCACCTGAGTATATAAGCTTCCTGCTTGTCAGACTTTGTCACACTTATGATCAAACAATGCACATTCTCCAGAAGCTTGTCCCACTGGAACCTAgcaaagagaaataaagaggCGTTAGCGGGTTCATGCACCTCATGATGACACAGACAACCATGTACACAGAGACATAAATACACACTGGAATAAAAGGTATTTCAATGAGTATCGGGTAAATCTCAGGGTCCTTTTTAAGGAATTTGCAGAGTTCGGGCAGGATTTTAACTTACGGTCGGggttctggttttgtttttaatccaggtgctGCTtatccaaaaatgaaaccacTCATTGTGACCGGTGACAGCAAGAAGTTAGAAAACCGATTCCAATAACCGACTGAACTCATTTAGGTACAGCTGCTTAGGATGtccagttagcttagcatccaGTGTGTTATAGAAAACCAATAGGAGGAGACAGGAGAAAatgtatgacaaaaaaaacacgcgAACAGCCAACCTCTCCCACCGACACCAGATCGATTCAATCGGGAGAGAAGCTCGCCAtcccagaggaggggggggggggggggttacggtGACAAACGCCGCAGAGACCAGATTCTATGTGATCCAGAGGGAGGCATTTGCTGTGCGGAGCAAAGCTGCAGGGTAACGTGAATCTCGCCTCACGCCCATCGCCCCGATGACTACGCAGTCAGCAGCACTCTCCTCCACGACAGGAGGAGCCTGTGCTGctgacccc encodes the following:
- the amd1 gene encoding S-adenosylmethionine decarboxylase proenzyme, yielding MMEDNSAHFFEGTEKLLEVWFSRQDEGKGTGDLRTIPRFQWDKLLENVHCLIISVTKSDKQEAYILSESSMFVSRRRFILKTCGTTLLLQALVPLLELAREYCGFDAIENFFYSRKNFVKPTHQEFPHRNFQEEVDFLGQIFPNGASYCMGRLNSDCWYLFTLDLPEYWKNKQADQTLEVLMSDLSPAIMDQFYMKDGVSASDVTRRSGICDLIPGSVIDDTMFNPCGYSMNGMKADGTYWTIHITPEPEFSYVSFETNLSQTSYEELVRKVVAVFKPGKFMTTLFVNQSSKCRSVFCSAHKVDGYKRLDHQLAQFNDYNFVFTSYAQTCKLNQQS
- the rpf2 gene encoding ribosome production factor 2 homolog isoform X1 encodes the protein MTRMDAVVKPKTKRSKRFLEGRTPKLVEGVKTAMIMKGGNTSQCVTRALKDVYALKKPSAVLYKKKNITRPFEDSTSLEFFSKKSDCSLFLFGSHNKKRPNNLVFGRLFDFHVLDMIELGIENYVSLSDIKVSKCAEGTKPMLVFAGEAFDADGEHKRLKSLLIDFFRGPTVTAVRLAGLEHVLHFTAFDGRIYMRSYRCLLKKSGCRTPRIELEEIGPSFDFVLRRTHLASDDLYKLAHRQPKALKAKKKKNISHDTFGTKLGRVHMQKQDLSKLQTRKMRGLRKRKGGVTVEDQAGQAPKVAKEA
- the rpf2 gene encoding ribosome production factor 2 homolog isoform X2 — translated: MTRMDAVVKPKTKRSKRFLEGRTPKLVEGVKTAMIMKGGNTSQCVTRALKDVYALKKPSAVLYKKKNITRPFEDSTSLFFSKKSDCSLFLFGSHNKKRPNNLVFGRLFDFHVLDMIELGIENYVSLSDIKVSKCAEGTKPMLVFAGEAFDADGEHKRLKSLLIDFFRGPTVTAVRLAGLEHVLHFTAFDGRIYMRSYRCLLKKSGCRTPRIELEEIGPSFDFVLRRTHLASDDLYKLAHRQPKALKAKKKKNISHDTFGTKLGRVHMQKQDLSKLQTRKMRGLRKRKGGVTVEDQAGQAPKVAKEA